The following proteins come from a genomic window of Dreissena polymorpha isolate Duluth1 chromosome 1, UMN_Dpol_1.0, whole genome shotgun sequence:
- the LOC127850764 gene encoding CUB and zona pellucida-like domain-containing protein 1 isoform X1 — translation MTASMSSLLLDVTTVLMMTPASWATAQSLPELINASCSFTTWYLDIDMEKLSNRNPGSLSTDIYFGENSCTGHKVGNHLIFDYDIESCLTNKKPSEIEMVYTNQLVYAYHDPKHNFIIQSINWTLDISCHTQWDESDRSYVTFNQPTGGNNSSTNSTASILTQFFVDPNFQQEISGNPLNATTGAKVFVKTFVQNVDWTVTMKHLSCYAEPNQNGHGARYYLIKNDFEMDANTHKLSWTDHETQFEFQAFPMTGPDQRLYIKCDATLCDEADVICHRTL, via the exons ATGACGGCCAGTATGTCATCTCTGTTACTTGATGTG ACGACTGTTTTGATGATGACACCAGCTTCATGGGCAA CAGCTCAGTCGCTTCCTGAACTGATCAATGCATCATGCTCATTTACCACATGGTATCTTGATATTGACATGGAAAAACTGAGCAACAG AAACCCAGGGTCGTTGTCCACGGACATATATTTTGGCGAAAACTCGTGTACCGGACACAAAGTCGGCAACCACTTAATCTTCGATTATGACATCGAAAGCTGCTTGACAAACAAAAAG CCCAGCGAAATCGAGATGGTTTACACAAACCAATTGGTTTACGCCTATCATGACCCGAAACACAATTTCATCATACAAAGCATCAACTGGACGCTAGACATAAGCTGTCACACTCAGTGGGACGAATCCGATCGCAGTTATGTGACTTTCAACCAACCAACAGGCGGAAATAATAGCTCAACTAATTCAACCGCATCGATCCTGACGCAGTTTTTCGTAGATCCTAATTTTCAACAG GAAATATCTGGAAATCCACTAAATGCTACAACAGGCGCTAAAGTGTTCGTCAAGACGTTTGTTCAAAACGTTGATTGGACGGTGACAATGAAACATCTTTCTTGTTATGCCGAACCAAACCAAAACGGTCATGGTGCGAGATACTACCTGATAAAAAACGA TTTCGAAATGGACGCCAACACCCACAAACTGTCATGGACGGACCACGAGACACAGTTCGAGTTCCAAGCGTTCCCGATGACCGGACCAGACCAGAGACTCTACATCAAGTGTGATGCAACGCTTTGTGACGAAGCAGACGTTATATGTCATCGCACGCTGTGA
- the LOC127850764 gene encoding CUB and zona pellucida-like domain-containing protein 1 isoform X2, protein MTASMSSLLLDVTTVLMMTPASWATQSLPELINASCSFTTWYLDIDMEKLSNRNPGSLSTDIYFGENSCTGHKVGNHLIFDYDIESCLTNKKPSEIEMVYTNQLVYAYHDPKHNFIIQSINWTLDISCHTQWDESDRSYVTFNQPTGGNNSSTNSTASILTQFFVDPNFQQEISGNPLNATTGAKVFVKTFVQNVDWTVTMKHLSCYAEPNQNGHGARYYLIKNDFEMDANTHKLSWTDHETQFEFQAFPMTGPDQRLYIKCDATLCDEADVICHRTL, encoded by the exons ATGACGGCCAGTATGTCATCTCTGTTACTTGATGTG ACGACTGTTTTGATGATGACACCAGCTTCATGGGCAA CTCAGTCGCTTCCTGAACTGATCAATGCATCATGCTCATTTACCACATGGTATCTTGATATTGACATGGAAAAACTGAGCAACAG AAACCCAGGGTCGTTGTCCACGGACATATATTTTGGCGAAAACTCGTGTACCGGACACAAAGTCGGCAACCACTTAATCTTCGATTATGACATCGAAAGCTGCTTGACAAACAAAAAG CCCAGCGAAATCGAGATGGTTTACACAAACCAATTGGTTTACGCCTATCATGACCCGAAACACAATTTCATCATACAAAGCATCAACTGGACGCTAGACATAAGCTGTCACACTCAGTGGGACGAATCCGATCGCAGTTATGTGACTTTCAACCAACCAACAGGCGGAAATAATAGCTCAACTAATTCAACCGCATCGATCCTGACGCAGTTTTTCGTAGATCCTAATTTTCAACAG GAAATATCTGGAAATCCACTAAATGCTACAACAGGCGCTAAAGTGTTCGTCAAGACGTTTGTTCAAAACGTTGATTGGACGGTGACAATGAAACATCTTTCTTGTTATGCCGAACCAAACCAAAACGGTCATGGTGCGAGATACTACCTGATAAAAAACGA TTTCGAAATGGACGCCAACACCCACAAACTGTCATGGACGGACCACGAGACACAGTTCGAGTTCCAAGCGTTCCCGATGACCGGACCAGACCAGAGACTCTACATCAAGTGTGATGCAACGCTTTGTGACGAAGCAGACGTTATATGTCATCGCACGCTGTGA